A genomic segment from Lutzomyia longipalpis isolate SR_M1_2022 chromosome 3, ASM2433408v1 encodes:
- the LOC129792016 gene encoding MICOS complex subunit MIC13 homolog QIL1-like, whose translation MAFRLLIKSGLAYVSVKYTIDQGVWASSARTTQLYNDIGDSLSPHWGEARKKIPLELPLLPSSGEACFVAKYYYNQGIKGTFNFIHRLPCHIGQWTKKAKDTIGGAFSSFEEAPAPGAPAPVKEK comes from the exons ATGGCATTCAG ATTGCTCATCAAGTCCGGATTGGCGTACGTCAGCGTTAAATATACCATTGATCAGGGTGTTTGGGCATCCAGTGCGAGAACGACGCAACTGTACAATGACATTGGTGACAGTTTGAGCCCCCATTGGGGCGAGGCACGGAAGAAAATCCCCCTGGAATTGCCTCTACTTCCTTCGTCTGGAGAGGCATGCTTTGTAGCCAAGTATTACTATAACCAGGGCATCAAGGGAACCTTCAACTTCATCCATCGCCTACCCTGCCACATTGGTCAATGGACCAAGAAGGCCAAGGACACAATCGGCGGCGCTTTTAGTTCATTTGAAGAAGCTCCAGCCCCGGGAGCTCCAGCGCCAGTCAAGGAGAAATAG
- the LOC129791930 gene encoding proliferation-associated protein 2G4, which yields MADGSEKTVADEIVVTKYKTAGEIVNRTLKTLLEHCIDGASVKELCDKGDKLITEETGKVYKKEKELKKGIAFPTCLSVNNCVCHFSPIKSEPDYTLKDGDIVKIDLGAHIDGFIAVVAFTTIVGASAEKPATGRKADAVLAAYWASEAALRLLKVGNGNYKITEGVQKVAEAFKCKPIEGMLSHQLKQFKIDGEKTIIQNPNEAQKKEHEKCEFDVHEVYAMDVLISTGEGVGKEQDTKVSIFKKTDENYQLKMKTSRAFLSEVKSKFGNMPFNLRHFEEETKARMGVVECVSHKVIEPFQVLYERPNEFVAQFKHTVLVLSNGVTLVTGLDFPEDHYKSEHSVTDPEMKELLSHAVNKSGKKKKKKAAAEGKASETSASRESAPNA from the exons ATGGCCGACGGGAGTGAGAAGACAGTCGCCGATGAGATTGTGGTGACAAAATACAAGACAGCTGGTGAAATTGTAAATA GAACCCTCAAGACTTTGCTCGAACACTGCATAGATGGTGCCTCGGTGAAGGAGCTTTGCGATAAAGGTGATAAACTCATCACGGAAGAGACGGGAAAG GTCTACAAGAAGGAGAAGGAACTGAAGAAAGGAATAGCATTCCCGACATGCCTCTCGGTGAACAACTGTGTCTGCCACTTTTCACCCATCAAGAGTGAGCCTGACTATACTCTCAAGGATGGCGATATTGTGAAAAT CGATTTGGGTGCACATATCGATGGTTTTATTGCTGTGGTGGCATTCACGACGATTGTGGGTGCATCAGCGGAGAAACCGGCGACGGGACGCAAAGCAGACGCCGTGTTAGCAGCTTATTGGGCCAGTGAGGCAGCCCTGCGACTCCTGAAGGTTGGCAATGGTAATTACAAAATCACCGAAGGTGTCCAGAAGGTGGCCGAAGCGTTCAAGTGCAAGCCCATCGAGGGGATGCTCAGTCATCAGCTGAAGCAGTTCAAAATAGACGGTGAAAAGACCATCATTCAGAATCCGAATGAGGCGCAGAAGAAGGAGCATGAAAAGTGTGAATTTGATGTGCATGAGGTGTACGCCATGGATGTTCTCATCAGCACCGGTGAAGGTGTTGGCAAGGAACAAGATACAAAGGTGTCCATTTTCAAGAAGACCGACGAGAATTACCAGCTCAAGATGAAGACGTCCCGCGCTTTTCTCTCTGAG gTAAAGAGCAAATTTGGAAATATGCCATTCAATCTGAGACACTTTGAGGAGGAGACAAAAGCCAGAATGGGTGTCGTTGAATGCGTCTCCCACAAAGTCATCGAGCCATTCCAGGTTCTCTACGAAAGACCGA atgAATTTGTGGCCCAATTTAAACACACTGTCCTCGTACTGTCCAATGGCGTGACTCTCGTGACGGGTCTTGACTTCCCGGAGGATCACTACAAGAGTGAGCACAGCGTGACGGATCCAGAGATGAAGGAGCTGCTGAGCCATGCTGTAAATAAAAgtgggaagaagaagaaaaagaaggcaGCCGCCGAGGGGAAGGCATCAGAGACGTCAGCAAGCAGAGAATCTGCGCCAAATGCGTAA
- the LOC129791908 gene encoding nedd8-activating enzyme E1 catalytic subunit, with amino-acid sequence MESNGQQGDHLQRRWSHIRRILEVGGPFCHPNFTADSSTLEFIMNSCKVLVIGAGGLGCELLKDLALMGFRNIDVIDMDTIDLSNLNRQFLFRRKDIGSSKAKCAAAFINSRIPGTNVTAHFCKIQDYDETFYRQFHIVVCGLDSVVARRWINGMLLSMLNYEEDGSVDQSSIVPMIDGGTEGFKGNARVILPGITACIECTLDLYPPQVTYPLCTIANTPRLPEHCIEYVKLIQWGKENPFAGAPLDGDDPQHVSWVYEKAQERASSYNITGLSYRLVQGVLKNIIPAVASTNAVIAAACATEVFKIATSCYEPLNNYMVFNDSDGIYTYTYEAERKEDCLACSQIPRSVSVEDPATMTLQDLIDFLCDSAEFQMKSPGLTATVDGKNRTLYMSTVKSIEEKTRCNLTLSLSELGLHDGHELMVADLTNPNTVTIKLKFATNEAEML; translated from the exons ATGGAATCAAATGGGCAGCAAGGAGATCACCTCCAGCGAAGATGGTCTCACATTCGTCGTATTCTCGAAGTTGGGGGACCTTTTTGCCATCCAAACTTCACTGCGGATTCCTCAACACTTGAATTTATCATGAATTCCTGCAAAGTCCTCGTAATTG GTGCTGGTGGTTTGGGTTGCGAACTACTCAAGGATCTGGCATTGATGGGATTCCGGAATATTGATGTCATCGACATGGACACAATTGATCTTTCGAATCTCAATCGACAGTTTCTCTTCCGCCGGAAGGACATTGGGAGTTCCAAGGCAAAATGCGCTGCCGCCTTCATCAATTCACGTATCCCCGGAACAAACGTAACGGCACATTTCTGCAAGATTCAAGACTACGATGAGACATTCTACAGGCAATTCCATATTGTTGTCTGCGGATTGGATTCCGTTGTGGCCAGAAGATGGATCAATGGGATGCTGCTGTCTATGCTGAATTACGAAGAAGATGGGAGTGTCGATCAGTCATCCATTGTCCCAATGATCGATGGAGGAACGGAAGGATTCAAAGGGAATGCCCGTGTAATCTTGCCTGGGATTACAGCCTGCATTGAATGCACACTGGATCTGTATCCCCCGCAAGTGACCTACCCTCTTTGCACAATTGCCAACACTCCCCGATTGCCAGAGCACTGCATTGAGTACGTTAAGCTCATTCAGTGGGGCAAGGAGAATCCCTTTGCGGGTGCCCCTCTCGACGGGGATGATCCGCAGCATGTGTCGTGGGTGTATGAAAAGGCCCAGGAACGTGCTAGCTCCTACAACATCACCGGGCTATCCTACAGGCTCGTCCAGGGTGTCCTGAAGAACATTATACCAGCTGTGGCGAGCACAAATGCCGTAATTGCCGCCGCATGTGCCACGGAAGTCTTCAAAATTGCCACCAGTTGCTATGAGCCACTGAACAATTACATGGTCTTCAATGATTCCGACGGGATCTACACCTACACCTATGAAGCAGAACGCAAAGAAGACTGCCTGGCGTGCAGTCAGATCCCACGTTCAGTCTCCGTGGAAGATCCCGCCACGATGACTCTGCAGGATCTCATTGATTTCCTGTGTGACAGTGCAGAGTTCCAAATGAAATCTCCCGGATTGACGGCAACTGTCGATGGGAAAAATCGCACACTGTACATGTCAACAGTGAAGAGTATTGAGGAGAAGACAAGGTGCAATTTAACGCTGTCCCTGTCGGAATTGGGGCTCCACGATGGACATGAGCTGATGGTGGCAGATCTCACGAATCCCAATACGGTCACCATTAAACTCAAATTCGCCACAAATGAGGCAGAAAtgctgtga
- the LOC129792002 gene encoding nucleoside diphosphate kinase isoform X1, with translation MRLTPIIQQTIRMAGNKERTFIMVKPDGVQRGIVGKIIKRFEQKGFKLVALKFQWASKELLEKHYADLSARPFFPGLVTYMNSGPVVPMVWEGLNVVKTGRTMLGATNPADSAPGTIRGDLCIQVGRNILHGSDSVESAEKEIALWFTDKELVSWTPANENWVYE, from the exons ATGAGACTGACTCCCATAATTCAACAAACaattag AATGGCCGGCAATAAGGAGCGCACCTTCATTATGGTGAAGCCCGATGGGGTCCAGCGTGGGATTGTGGGCAAGATTATCAAGCGCTTCGAGCAGAAGGGCTTCAAGCTTGTCGCCCTCAAGTTCCAATGg GCCTCCAAGGAGCTGCTGGAGAAGCACTACGCTGACCTCAGTGCGCGTCCTTTCTTCCCAGGACTCGTGACCTACATGAATTCCGGACCTGTTGTCCCCATGGTCTGGGAGGGTCTCAATGTCGTCAAGACCGGCCGTACAATGTTGGGTGCCACCAACCCTGCTGATTCCGCTCCTGGCACCATTCGCGGTGATCTGTGCATCCAGGTTGGACGCAACATCCTTCACGGCTCGGATTCCGTGGAATCTGCCGAGAAGGAAATTGCATTGTGGTTCACGGACAAGGAGCTCGTGAGCTGGACCCCAGCAAATGAGAATTGGGTTTACGAATAA
- the LOC129792002 gene encoding nucleoside diphosphate kinase isoform X2: MICSLLALFNIILDRMAGNKERTFIMVKPDGVQRGIVGKIIKRFEQKGFKLVALKFQWASKELLEKHYADLSARPFFPGLVTYMNSGPVVPMVWEGLNVVKTGRTMLGATNPADSAPGTIRGDLCIQVGRNILHGSDSVESAEKEIALWFTDKELVSWTPANENWVYE, encoded by the exons ATGATTTGCAGTCTCCTTGCTTTGTTCAATATAATTCTCGATAGAATGGCCGGCAATAAGGAGCGCACCTTCATTATGGTGAAGCCCGATGGGGTCCAGCGTGGGATTGTGGGCAAGATTATCAAGCGCTTCGAGCAGAAGGGCTTCAAGCTTGTCGCCCTCAAGTTCCAATGg GCCTCCAAGGAGCTGCTGGAGAAGCACTACGCTGACCTCAGTGCGCGTCCTTTCTTCCCAGGACTCGTGACCTACATGAATTCCGGACCTGTTGTCCCCATGGTCTGGGAGGGTCTCAATGTCGTCAAGACCGGCCGTACAATGTTGGGTGCCACCAACCCTGCTGATTCCGCTCCTGGCACCATTCGCGGTGATCTGTGCATCCAGGTTGGACGCAACATCCTTCACGGCTCGGATTCCGTGGAATCTGCCGAGAAGGAAATTGCATTGTGGTTCACGGACAAGGAGCTCGTGAGCTGGACCCCAGCAAATGAGAATTGGGTTTACGAATAA